In Yarrowia lipolytica chromosome 1F, complete sequence, a genomic segment contains:
- a CDS encoding uncharacterized protein (Compare to YALI0F08965g, similar to Saccharomyces cerevisiae THO1 (YER063W); ancestral locus Anc_7.244, weakly similar to uniprot|P40040 Saccharomyces cerevisiae YER063w and DEHA0B10098g Debaryomyces hansenii) yields the protein MSDYSSKKVAELKELLSARGLAVSGNKADLVARLEEADKAIPADKAAATAEAGAAADAAVDAAVEETSSATATAPEVIEVAKTEESAPAADAAAAAAAAATKETPSTSTEAITVEDDVEETVVELSDEDKQKQAIEDLEKQIKRKKRFATGDNDADIAELEKQLERIKRFGVTAVATNDLSLDKGLDTLAKGRRKESGKVRRESVSAKDKNTAHPYNKSENGLKPGVKIATVDEEKIKARQARFSQ from the coding sequence ATGTCCGACTATTCCAGCAAAAAAGtggccgagctcaaggagcttTTGTCGGCCCGGGGCCTGGCTGTTTCCGGCAACAAGGCCGATCTGGTGGCTCGATTAGAGGAGGCCGACAAGGCCATCCCGGCCGACAAGGCGGCGGCCACCGCTGAGGCTGGTGCTGCCGCCGACGCAGCCGTCGACGCGGCCGTGGAGGAGACTTCCTCTGCCACCGCGACTGCTCCCGAGGTGATTGAGGTTgccaagaccgaggagtccgctcctgctgctgatgctgctgctgctgctgctgctgctgctacCAAGGAGACTCCCTCGACCTCCACCGAAGCCATCACCGTGGAAGACgacgtggaggagacggTTGTGGAGCTTTCCGATGAggacaagcagaagcaggCAATTGAGGATCTGGAAAAGCAGATCAAGCGAAAGAAGCGGTTTGCGACCGGCGACAACGACGCAGATATCGCCGAGCTGGAAAAACAGCTGGAGCGAATCAAGCGATTCGGAGTGACTGCCGTCGCCACGAACGACCTGTCGCTGGACAAGGGCCTGGACACCTTGGCCAAGGGCCGACGAAAGGAGAGCGGCAAGGTGCGACGAGAGTCCGTGTccgccaaggacaagaacacAGCCCACCCCTACAATAAGAGCGAGAACGGTCTCAAGCCCGGCGTGAAAATTGCTActgtggacgaggagaagatcaaggccCGACAGGCCCGATTTTCCCAGTAG
- a CDS encoding uncharacterized protein (Compare to YALI0F08987g, no similarity), whose protein sequence is MSVHKTTPKAFQTDALRRVADWTKGIAGADPEPIKVGLSTQDFTFGSSSYKAGPLTSVGQGGNLVCICDTQRDTLQIWNCTDGNTYLLSTCKTVETEGGTVVGLHALDSTEVVVQVRLKKTIQINVYDTKTLSLVHTMEGPVKTPDSYTVNQAVRYLVLTAPTGEFFVYKRPNFELTEITGTAKVQTTQIQPAAAQKQRESSILPPFPHSAPLLDLQGRWLAYCRDAPDLDGVLTPVGLPPPGPLLERVLESLSMTAATSLKSLVAAGSRYYWGYESSQPNTATSKAGLSMRSWNLLGRKPPIVTVIDLQTGKEMCSFSPPSGLSFLSLSPYDLSIATASHNGEHVFTYDLTFADKEVNLISKHQRGKTPARVGGIIWTTSGGLGIVNAKQGSLHWFQRNMEYPFYSEEAKLWKLSGVRQGVSSCSDESSVLLLRGNRLVSVNQASGSVNHEWVFPLESAEPTRETKQVPTPVSFSTPVSTSNASSVFPSCASSVHNSATPPSSRGFHSPSGISGQNSVLNALRETQEAANARISAERKALLTAVDPLSVYELETCSPYPYFHSNKRTMQSTYAVGSNGHEKVPSESPQFNVFGGPIDYCPLDFGCGTGEVEMFGELDIEEYDYKGQVFSDAPGLDSDSHQSDRDSELATPESADSGLLLNVSQVEQALVGKQIVA, encoded by the coding sequence ATGTCAGTACACAAAACGACCCCCAAAGCGTTCCAGACAGACGCGCTACGAAGAGTCGCCGACTGGACCAAGGGAATTGCCGGCGCTGACCCCGAGCCCATCAAGGTGGGCCTGAGCACCCAAGACTTCACCTTCGGTAGCTCGTCCTACAAGGCGGGACCCCTGACTTCGGTGGGACAGGGCGGCAACCTGGTGTGTATCTGCGACACCCAGCGCGACACGCTGCAGATCTGGAACTGCACCGATGGCAACACGTACTTGCTGAGCACATGCAAAACCGTGGAAACAGAGGGAGGAACGGTGGTGGGCCTACATGCCCTCGACTCAACCGAAGTAGTGGTGCAAGTGCGACTCAAGAAGACGATCCAAATCAACGTCTACGACACAAAGACCCTGAGTCTAGTACACACAATGGAAGGACCTGTCAAAACGCCAGATAGCTATACAGTCAACCAAGCTGTTCGTTATCTTGTTTTGACCGCTCCTACAGGCGAGTTTTTTGTGTACAAGCGACCCAATTTCGAACTGACCGAAATCACCGGCACTGCAAAGGTACAAACAACACAGATTCAGCCTGCAGCGGCTCAGAAGCAGCGCGAATCCAGCATTCTGCCTCCGTTCCCACACTCGGCTCCCTTGCTGGATCTTCAAGGCAGATGGTTGGCGTATTGTCGTGATGCTCCCGATCTCGACGGGGTGCTGACCCCCGTGggtcttcctcctccaggaccTCTGCTGGAGCGAGTGCTTGAGTCACTCTCAATGACGGCCGCCACGTCGCTCAAGTCGCTGGTCGCAGCAGGCTCCCGGTACTACTGGGGCTACGAGTCGTCGCAGCCCAACAccgccacctccaaggCAGGCCTGAGTATGCGATCGTGGAACCTTCTGGGTCGAAAGCCGCCCATCGTAACCGTGATAGATCTTCAGACTGGAAAAGAAATGTGCTCTTTTTCTCCCCCGTCTGGTCTATCTTTCCTCTCTCTGTCACCTTACGATCTGTCCATTGCCACAGCCTCTCACAATGGTGAACACGTATTCACCTATGATCTCACGTTTGCagacaaggaggtgaaTCTGATTTCGAAGCACCAGCGCGGAAAGACGCCCGCCCGGGTTGGTGGCATCATCTGGACCACCTCTGGTGGTCTGGGTATCGTCAACGCCAAGCAGGGCTCTCTGCACTGGTTCCAGAGAAACATGGAGTATCCGTTTTACTCAGAGGAGGCCAAGCTGTGGAAACTGTCTGGAGTTCGCCAGGGAGTCAGTAGCTGTAGCGATGAATCGAGTGTGCTGCTTTTGAGAGGCAACAGACTTGTTTCTGTCAATCAGGCCTCCGGAAGTGTGAATCACGAGTGGGTCTTCCCTCTTGAGAGTGCAGAGCCAACCAGAGAGACAAAACAGGTTCCAACTCCCGTGTCTTTCTCCACTCCTGTGTCCACCTCCAATGCCTCCTCGGTGTTTCCTTCTTGTGCGTCATCTGTTCACAACTCGGCCACTCCTCCCTCGAGTCGAGGCTTTCACAGCCCTTCCGGTATTTCTGGCCAAAACAGCGTGTTGAACGCGCTGCGTGAGACTCAGGAAGCTGCTAACGCTCGGATCTCGGCTGAGCGAAAAGCATTACTTACAGCCGTCGACCCGTTGTCTGTCTACGAGCTTGAAACGTGCTCTCCATACCCTTACTTCCACAGCAACAAGCGAACGATGCAGTCGACGTACGCAGTGGGCTCCAACGGCCACGAGAAGGTCCCTTCAGAGTCGCCACAGTTCAATGTCTTTGGAGGGCCCATTGACTACTGTCCTCTCGATTTTGGATGCGGTACCGGCGAGGTGGAAATGTTTGGAGAGCTGGACATTGAAGAGTACGACTACAAGGGCCAGGTGTTCAGCGATGCTCCTGGGCTGGACTCAGATTCTCACCAGAGCGACCGAGACTCCGAGTTGGCCACCCCCGAGTCTGCAGACTCAGGTTTGCTTCTCAATGTCAGTCAAGTCGAGCAGGCGTTGGTCGGCAAGCAAATAGTTGCGTAA
- a CDS encoding uncharacterized protein (Compare to YALI0F09009g, no similarity), producing the protein MDKIKPDKTKNSAAKPTKHTTYFLTADCPKSHSTTTVTKVSHLPQESPHVPLKPSMSCDSVDSFFFSDVSVISRAEVDGEHKQEDTDSAVQDTSTEQPDPNITATNMEETSDTSYETRVHPSSSNYSHSTTGLNYPLNMHPHLKSLSVVSSKPASLLSMDSASSSPRLDASDNLLSETLLSSDDDESEGGTRVEQRMPQFIMPTIPLTSRRPFTETGLRLGKLRVMVAGQRHSGKSALIRSFVQQCKDIVYVDAAAPIVTPLPRSKAARNFHEPVMWETQASTRPTPVFETMSPGTVSESSTLTATDNSTSTLDFNISFVECSQHSVDWLDHAIAYLEQQLQRTSQMINPMSPNCSKIMMTSSGMDNVDACLFLLSKPPDAEQLEQMRILSSYVPLIPLVSKSDSLSDRKLAALKLRILRDLEREGIQPFAFDFSVSDILSVFEESDLLSSDDDDQQQPRQAQSLATPLIRRSTTPQFPFSVSAVAELELDASVLMNPNYTPKLVTSDLDMLCGQLFSEKGASWLRYKSGQQFISWAVTMQQAVTLRGVRRVAHEPVPQFYIPEFVVSPVAVPLTIDHNLLANQSTVDWISHLKTESGVLVQVTESRGPAYNCLGCQKYSHSISNVDPLELKRHFKLLNKLVSWACKALSYTIGASLVVKMVTVCMQGELYAPPPPPQTVSKEGPLNDAAQMLCRVFENVSRELMAVADFTF; encoded by the coding sequence ATGGACAAAATCAAACCGGATAAAACCAAGAACAGCGCGGCAAAACCGACCAAGCACACAACGTACTTTCTCACGGCCGACTGCCCGAAATCCCACTCCACCACGACCGTCACCAAGGTGTCCCATCTGCCCCAGGAGTCGCCACACGTGCCGCTCAAACCGTCCATGAGCTGCGACTCGGTcgactccttcttcttctccgacGTTTCAGTAATCAGCCGCGCAGAGGTGGACGGAGAACACAAGCAGGAAGACACAGACTCGGCCGTGCAAGACACGTCGACCGAACAACCAGACCCCAACATTACAGCCACCAATATGGAGGAAACCTCAGATACCTCATACGAAACTAGAGTCCATCCCTCGTCCTCCAACTACTCACACTCCACCACAGGTTTAAACTACCCTCTCAACATGCACCCCCACCTCAAATCTCTCTCGGTTGTGTCGTCCAAACCAGCATCCCTGCTGTCCATGGACAGTGCGTCCTCAAGCCCCCGACTGGACGCCTCGGATAACCTCCTGTCCGAAACCCTGCTTTcttccgacgacgacgaaagCGAAGGAGGCACACGGGTCGAGCAGCGAATGCCCCAGTTCATCATGCCTACCATCCCTCTCACGTCCCGACGACCATTCACAGAGACGGGACTACGACTCGGAAAACTCAGAGTCATGGTTGCAGGTCAACGACACAGCGGCAAGTCCGCTCTCATCCGCTCCTTTGTGCAACAGTGCAAGGATATCGTCTACGTCGACGCCGCTGCACCCATCGTGACACCGCTGCCACGCTCCAAGGCGGCACGCAACTTCCATGAACCAGTCATGTGGGAAACACAGGCGTCCACGCGACCTACCCCCGTGTTTGAGACAATGTCTCCAGGAACCGTCTCCGAGTCGTCCACTCTGACGGCAACAGACAACTCCACTTCGACCCTAGACTTCAACATCTCCTTTGTCGAATGCTCGCAACACTCGGTGGACTGGCTGGACCATGCTATCGCGTatctggagcagcagcttcagcGCACCTCCCAGATGATCAACCCCATGAGCCCAAACTGCTCCAAGATCATGATGACGTCATCGGGCATGGATAACGTCGACGCTTGCTTGTTCCTGTTGAGTAAGCCTCCTGACgccgagcagctggagcaAATGCGCATTCTGTCGTCGTATGTGCCCCTTATCCCGCTGGTTTCGAAATCAGACTCGCTCAGCGACCGCAAGCTGGCTGCTCTGAAGCTGCGCATTCTGCGAGACCTCGAGAGAGAAGGTATTCAGCCGTTTGCCTTTGACTTCTCGGTCTCCGACATTTTGTCCGTTTTCGAAGAATCGGACTTGTTGTCTTCAGACGATGATgaccagcaacaaccaaGGCAGGCGCAGTCGCTTGCTACTCCGCTCATTCGCCGGTCCACAACCCCTCAGTTTCCCTTTTCCGTGTCCGCTGTGGCTGAGTTAGAGCTGGACGCGTCGGTGCTCATGAACCCCAATTACACACCCAAATTGGTGACTTCGGACCTGGATATGCTTTGCGGACAGCTCTTTTCCGAGAAAGGAGCTTCTTGGCTGCGCTACAAGTCTGGCCAGCAGTTTATCTCCTGGGCTGTCACAATGCAGCAGGCTGTGACCCTGCGTGGCGTTCGGCGCGTGGCTCACGAGCCCGTACCACAATTCTATATTCCAGAGTTTGTGGTGTCACCGGTTGCCGTGCCACTAACCATTGATCACAACCTGCTAGCAAATCAGAGTACAGTTGACTGGATTTCGCACTTGAAAACCGAGTCTGGCGTTCTGGTTCAGGTGACCGAGAGCCGAGGGCCTGCCTACAACTGTCTGGGATGCCAGAAGTACTCACACTCGATTTCCAATGTGGATCCCCTGGAGCTGAAGCGGCACTTCAAACTGCTGAACAAGCTTGTCAGCTGGGCGTGCAAGGCGCTGAGCTACACCATTGGAGCTTCTCTGGTGGTCAAGATGGTCACCGTGTGTATGCAGGGCGAGTTGTATGCTCCCCCGCCACCTCCACAGACGGTGTCCAAAGAGGGACCTCTGAACGACGCGGCACAGATGCTCTGTCGAGTGTTTGAAAATGTGAGTCGCGAGCTGATGGCTGTAGCCGATTTTACCTTTTAA
- a CDS encoding uncharacterized protein (Compare to YALI0F09031g, similar to uniprot|Q6CI91 Yarrowia lipolytica YALI0A00550g) has protein sequence MLNNDIWLLIFEISSLESCIALSQVCQLTAQVFHGLEDTLIKGMVQRRAPWFQLSDHFTKWADCARVLVARSKSHTSIENLGEVVANCSTDVVSVVPTDVAQDDQLRQSMSPIFNDFRLASTCGPTEGVMEGTRVMWHNYEIDLTTMVVKKNNYDPIEEEYYPHSEKELVSTSSSGLQVRHENPNVPVEVMAENDTLLHVQYNDDHDFPVDEILHKESQPRDEKGMVVISNDPNARQFRGPVHLETAVVNLVPGAAGALIIRHYRFSPEMSYLAYMLPTVDQTVIKLCAVPRQFRWTIDSFKDGSMKFAIPHNGYVFVFACGLLHRLWIDMETQEQGVMTSWNPKFPALGPFDVALDHSSKWRLSQGSRNKHLVTARDTQGCIVGDLNTGKTYFARGATKDSSEQTPPIIPFSTGSPVDSVGFYTINLEVWRNFKLSGGFHDLTERYRQVCEYVQSTRSRDDEQGEPEPSKTTTKQAIHSFMGYMKNAAAFYDDADTESDQREYELNRTDSDSDI, from the coding sequence ATGCTCAATAATGACATTTGGTTGCTGATATTCGAAATCAGCTCCTTGGAGTCGTGCATTGCTCTCAGTCAAGTGTGCCAGCTCACAGCTCAAGTGTTCCACGGTTTGGAGGACACATTGATTAAGGGAATGGTGCAGAGACGGGCTCCTTGGTTTCAGCTGAGTGACCACTTTACAAAATGGGCTGATTGCGCCCGGGTACTTGTCGCTAGATCGAAAAGTCATACTTCTATTGAAAATCTAGGAGAAGTAGTGGCCAATTGTTCTACAGATGTTGTCAGTGTGGTACCAACAGATGTGGCCCAAGACGACCAGCTGCGTCAGTCAATGAGTCCCATCTTTAACGATTTCCGACTTGCGAGTACATGTGGACCCACCGAGGGAGTGATGGAGGGAACCAGAGTCATGTGGCACAATTATGAGATTGACCTAACTACAATGGtcgtcaagaagaacaactACGACCCTATCGAAGAAGAGTACTACCCCCATAGTGAGAAAGAACTTGTATCCACCAGTTCTTCGGGTCTTCAAGTCAGACACGAGAACCCGAATGTGCCTGTGGAAGTCATGGCTGAAAACGACACTTTACTCCACGTTCAATACAACGACGACCACGACTTTCCAGTCGACGAGATACTGCACAAAGAATCGCAGCCACGAGATGAAAAGGGCATGGTTGTAATCAGCAACGACCCCAACGCGCGTCAATTTCGCGGCCCCGTGCACTTGGAAACTGCGGTGGTCAATCTCGTtcctggagcagcaggagcacTCATCATCAGACACTACCGCTTCTCTCCAGAGATGTCGTACCTAGCATACATGCTGCCCACAGTTGACCAGACGGTGATAAAGCTCTGTGCAGTTCCTAGACAGTTCAGATGGACCATTGACTCGTTCAAAGACGGAAGTATGAAGTTTGCCATTCCCCACAACGGATATGTGTTTGTATTCGCTTGCGGACTTCTTCACAGACTGTGGATAGACATGGAGACACAAGAACAGGGGGTGATGACGTCCTGGAACCCCAAATTCCCGGCATTGGGACCCTTCGACGTAGCCCTGGATCACAGCTCCAAATGGAGACTCTCTCAGGGCTCCCGAAACAAACACTTGGTCACTGCCCGCGACACACAGGGCTGTATAGTTGGAGATCTGAACACGGGAAAGACATACTTTGCAAGGGGAGCTACAAAAGATTCTAGCGAACAAACTCCTCCTATCATCCCCTTTTCTACAGGTTCTCCCGTTGACTCTGTGGGTTTCTACACCATCAACCTGGAGGTATGGCGAAACTTCAAACTCAGCGGTGGCTTCCATGACCTAACGGAAAGATACAGACAGGTGTGTGAATATGTACagtcgacgagatcaagagaCGATGAACAGGGAGAGCCTGAGCCTTCCAAGACGACTACCAAACAGGCAATCCACTCCTTCATGGGATACATGAAAAATGCTGCGGCGTTCTATGATGATGCAGACACCGAGTCCGACCAACGCGAATACGAACTGAATCGCACCGACTCAGACTCTGATATTTAA
- a CDS encoding uncharacterized protein (Compare to YALI0F09053g, weakly similar to DEHA0E12738g Debaryomyces hansenii and ca|CA0222|IPF12141 Candida albicans) has translation MHLQIKLHAIFPPHLTMFKRTTISLVRQVTQRRDLHHAVTAIAPAVSADSVFSQILETRKNVPEAKSLFLTATAQYATNLVSTTEKIQSEHPDIQIVAAAVDTVGPSCSRDGLSAVWFDRKMTFKDTVSMEGHEDPGSPLSDSRGLSVGRTNWTTQTSLLSVSFGATNVVMPLANTLFTSGSQSTLFFSDRHSNDVNNGHNLAAIAVNLPFESAAELKKTDNWTPALELFDYKNETQTITQCRENLIKEINGLPASSFLQNCPTLVANPSKDTLVFATLGDDTFKVIAGGGGWGNRASMLVLDPGAKLKKGKEVKFKAVFHPSMFPLNDKPDWLNEELPMVTIQECKTSVCFQCSPIVEELVEEKPKVMENMLAYGSESGFLIDELKHEIPNELVVFS, from the coding sequence ATGCATCTTCAGATCAAACTTCACGCCATCTTTCCACCCCACCTCACAATGTTCAAACGAACCACGATATCGCTAGTCCGACAAGTGACACAGAGACGAGACTTGCACCACGCCGTCACGGCAATTGCCCCTGCTGTCTCGGCGGACTCGGTCTTCTCCCAGATTCTCGAGACCCGAAAGAATGTACCCGAGGCCAAGTCGCTGTTTCTTACCGCAACCGCCCAGTATGCCACAAACCTCGTGTCCACCACCGAGAAGATCCAGAGTGAGCATCCCGACATTCAGATTGTCGCCGCAGCCGTCGATACGGTGGGCccctcctgctccagagACGGTCTGTCTGCCGTATGGTTCGATCGAAAAATGACCTTCAAGGATACAGTGTCCATGGAGGGCCATGAAGATCCCGGATCGCCGCTGTCCGATTCCCGAGGCCTCAGCGTGGGCCGAACAAACTGGACGACCCAGACCTCGCTGCTGTCCGTCTCGTTTGGCGCTACTAACGTCGTCATGCCTCTGGCAAACACCCTCTTTACATCAGGCAGCCAGTCGaccctcttcttctccgacAGACACTCGAACGACGTCAACAATGGCCACAACCTCGCTGCCATTGCCGTCAATCTGCCTTTTGAGAGTGCTGcggagctcaagaagacaGACAACTGGACCCCTGCTCTCGAGCTGTTCGACTACAAGAACGAGACGCAAACCATCACACAATGCCGGGAGAacctcatcaaggagatcaacgGTCTTCCCGCATCATCTTTCCTGCAGAACTGTCCCACTCTAGTTGCCAATCCCTCCAAGGACACTCTGGTCTTTGCTACGCTGGGAGACGATACCTTCAAGGTGattgctggaggaggaggatgggGAAACCGGGCATCTATGCTGGTTCTCGACCCCGGAGCTAAGCTGAAGAAGGGAAAGGAGGTAAAATTCAAGGCTGTCTTCCACCCTTCCATGTTCCCTCTTAATGATAAACCCGACTGGTTGAACGAAGAGCTGCCGATGGTGACGATCCAGGAGTGCAAGACCAGTGTCTGTTTCCAGTGCTCGCCCATTGTGGAAGAGCTggtcgaggagaagcccaaggtCATGGAAAACATGCTGGCCTATGGTTCTGAGTCAGGCTTCTTGATCGATGAGCTGAAGCACGAGATTCCCAATGAGCTGGTTGTGTTTTCCTAA
- a CDS encoding uncharacterized protein (Compare to YALI0F09075g, similar to uniprot|P53111 Saccharomyces cerevisiae YGL157w and DEHA0A06347g Debaryomyces hansenii): MSVLLTGSTGFIATHVLDQLLSKGLSVVATYRSESKVDFLKKRFEGKSVEFVLLSDIESESEVKDIFNKNPQITKVIHTASPFHFNFTDPLTEVLQPAVNGTKAVLNAIPEHVTHVVVTSSVAAVVDIKYIDDYNEIITEDSWNGISWEDAEKKGGSFTYRGSKTFAEKAAWELHKKAKYNLVTILPPLVFGPVYGQTDTLNTSNEQLVDALKKGSNFRYAGTYVDVRDTAAAHVAAIDATESARWLTIGGYYTRQEILDITNKEFPEFHADKGTPGDYSGLKRAFRYDNSKTNKVFPRKYITLKQTVEDTFRGIDPKYINKL, encoded by the coding sequence ATGTCTGTACTGCTCACCGGATCCACAGGCTTCATTGCCACTCACGTCCTCGACCAACTGCTTAGCAAGGGTCTCTCCGTGGTAGCCACCTACCGATCCGAGTCCAAGGTGGACTTTCTGAAGAAACGATTCGAGGGCAAGAGTGTCGAGTTTGTGCTTCTGTCAGACATTGAATCCGAGtccgaggtcaaggacatcttcaacaagaaccCACAAATCACCAAAGTGATCCACACCGCATCACCGTTCCACTTCAACTTCACCGACCCCCTGACGGAGGTTCTTCAGCCAGCCGTGAACGGCACCAAGGCGGTGCTGAACGCCATTCCCgagcacgtgactcacGTAGTTGtcacctcctcggtggCGGCCGTGGTGGACATCAAGTATATTGACGACTACAACGAGATCATCACCGAGGACTCGTGGAACGGAATCTCGTGGGAGgacgccgagaagaagggagGCAGCTTCACGTACCGAGGCTCCAAAACCTTTGCCGAAAAGGCAGCGTGGGAACTgcacaagaaggccaagtACAACCTGGTCACAATTCTGCCTCCTCTGGTGTTTGGACCAGTCTACGGACAGACTGACACCctcaacacctccaacgaACAGCTGGTGGACGCGCTCAAAAAGGGGTCTAACTTCAGATACGCAGGAACGTATGTCGACGTCCGAGATACAGCTGCTGCCCACGTGGCTGCCATTGATGCCACGGAATCAGCCAGATGGCTCACTATTGGAGGCTACTACACCCGCCAGGAGATTCTGGATAtcaccaacaaggagtTTCCCGAATTCCATGCTGACAAGGGGACTCCGGGCGACTACTCTGGTTTGAAACGGGCCTTCCGATACGACAActccaagaccaacaaggTGTTCCCTCGAAAGTACATCACGTTGAAGCAGACAGTGGAGGACACCTTTCGGGGCATTGATCCCAAGTATATCAACAAGTTGTAG
- a CDS encoding uncharacterized protein (Compare to YALI0F09097g, similar to uniprot|P53111 Saccharomyces cerevisiae YGL157w and DEHA0A06347g Debaryomyces hansenii), with protein sequence MSILVTGATGFIAAHCIDQLLKNGHSVIGTIRSPQKGAALEAAFPDAVANKKLILETVSDIRSAKEFDQLFDKHPEIGKVLHTASPFHFNIKDPIKDMLEPAVEGTNTVLQSVLKHGPQVTKVVVTSSFVSMLTADDMFDPSVTVDEKSWNRITWEQGAGNVEFLTYFASKKFAEKAAWDFVENEKPFFQLTTVNPSLVFGPSITKPDLKSLNTSNGDIVTHALEVKDSDEGVGQYNSFCVDVRDVAKGHVVALDDKTNGKRLMLCSDKFCSQRLLNYINEDFPELKGKIAVGHPDQVEAIEAKTFNFDNTETKKLLGFEFTPLRETIHDFVAQWLEVKKEE encoded by the coding sequence ATGTCCATTCTTGTCACCGGCGCCACGGGATTTATTGCCGCCCATTGCATTGACCAGCTGCTGAAAAACGGCCACAGCGTGATTGGAACGATCCGAAGCCCCCAGAAGGGCGCCGCTCTGGAAGCCGCCTTCCCCGACGCCGttgccaacaagaagctcattCTCGAGACGGTTTCCGACATTCGATCTgccaaggagtttgaccAACTGTTCGACAAGCACCCCGAAATTGGCAAAGTGCTGCACACTGCCTCTCCTTTCCACTTCAACATCAAGGACCCAATCAAGGACATGCTGGAGCCGGCCGTGGAGGGCACAAACACAGTGCTGCAGTCTGTGCTGAAACACGGTCCCCAGGTGACCAAGGTGGTGGTCACGTCGTCGTTTGTGTCCATGCTGACCGCCGACGACATGTTCGATCCCTCCGTGACCGTGGACGAGAAGAGCTGGAACCGAATCACCTGGGAGCAGGGCGCCGGCAATGTGGAGTTTCTGACCTACTTTGCATCCAAGAAGTTtgccgagaaggctgctTGGGACTTTGTTGAGAACGAAAAGCCCTTTTTCCAGCTCACCACCGTCAACCCTTCTCTGGTGTTTGGCccctccatcaccaagcCCGACCTCAAGAGCctcaacacctccaacggAGACATTGTCACTCATGCTCTGGAGGTCAAGGACTCTGATGAAGGCGTCGGACAGTACAACTCCTTCTGCGTCGACGTGCGAGACGTTGCCAAGGGTCATGTGGTTGCTCTggacgacaagaccaaTGGAAAGCGACTCATGCTCTGTTCCGACAAGTTTTGCTCCCAGCGACTGCTTAACTACATCAACGAGGACTTccccgagctcaagggcaagaTTGCCGTTGGTCATCCTGATCAGGTCGAAGCCATTGAGGCCAAGACCTTCAACTTTGACAACaccgagaccaagaagctgcttggGTTCGAGTTTACTCCTCTCCGAGAAACCATCCACGACTTCGTTGCCCAGTGGTTGGAAGTtaagaaggaggagtag